Proteins from a genomic interval of Lathamus discolor isolate bLatDis1 chromosome 11, bLatDis1.hap1, whole genome shotgun sequence:
- the FAM217B gene encoding protein FAM217B isoform X2 — MKATKECNGKSHLSTKGLNKPILYMKPSPGKLDKNVSSAIEKIPHDTQDGNQSTILKKGRNILDDSTQPKRTTGVCTSLHRVQGPKRSLPERSQNEPFLHRISLSTKDSTQGSFCRVKDFPVQHFYCSKKEQLEMNHKEHVAIAGPCSSKWQEASVHEMFLDFESVQIIKEDAEDDSASDLSDSERIPIPPSPCTPPELILRAEEIDPVCLEHVPDTGFKESEYYYPDFLPPPFNSWDLKQLAIFVNVEGKTEFRPKPTGFLQKYIDRLLQLEWLQMQTVQNEKGKAAKARPQTAPGSVRTLKSPGKGKALLSPLPNKQLVPQESVTKLPRSYLGHRGDSYCEKSRQLYSHAGHLKLSERTGCAMSSQRQSGEVRSELKKKPTAKQQLLNVEPSENGSKIQSVGNIRPPKQTPVFHGSAAPIRGLKTYACTNPKKNGNVNSYVPSKKPVGDRKINGTKQTSCKFK; from the exons attCCACATGACACTCAAGATGGTAACCAATCAACTATTCTCAAGAAGGGAAGAAACATTCTGGATGACAGTACTCAGCCAAAGAG GACCACAGGTGTTTGCACGTCACTGCACAGAGTACAAGGACCAAAGAGAAGTCTCCCAGAAAGAAGTCAGAATGAACCTTTTCTGCACAGGATCTCTCTTAGCACAAAGGACAGCACACAAGGTAGCTTCTGCAGGGTTAAAGACTTCCCAGTGCAACATTTTTACTGCAGTAAAAAAGAACAGTTGGAAATGAATCACAAAGAACATGTTGCTATAGCTGGTCCATGCTCTTCTAAATGGCAAGAAGCATCTGTACATGAAATGTTTCTTGATTTTGAATCAGTACAAATTATTAAAGAAGATGCTGAAGATGATAGTGCTAGTGATCTGTCTGATTCAGAAAGGATTCCCATTCCCCCATCTCCCTGCACACCACCAGAACTCATTCTCAGAGCTGAAGAAATTGATCCAGTTTGTTTGGAACACGTCCCTGATACAGGTTTTAAAGAATCAGAATATTACTACCCAGACTTCCTCCCACCCCCTTTCAACTCATGGGACTTAAAGCAACTGGCCATCTTTGTTAACGTAGAGGGTAAAACTGAGTTTCGACCAAAGCCAACAggatttcttcagaaatacattGATCGCCTTTTGCAGCTGGAATGGCTGCAGATGCAGACTGTACAGAACGAGAAAGGAAAGGCAGCCAAAGCCAGGCCACAGActgctcctggctctgtccGTACCCTAAAAAGCCCTGGCAAAGGCAAAGCATTGCTCAGCCCTTTGCCTAACAAGCAGCTGGTTCCCCAAGAAAGTGTTACGAAGCTTCCCAGAAGCTATTTGGGTCACAGGGGAGATTCATACTGTGAAAAAAGTCGCCAGTTATATTCTCATGCAGGTCACTTGAAGCTTTCAGAGAGAACGGGATGTGCAATGTCTTCTCAGAGACAATCTGGAGAAGTAAGGAgtgaactgaagaaaaaaccAACTGCAAAGCAACAGCTTCTCAATGTGGAGCCCTCCGAGAATGGTTCTAAAATTCAAAGTGTTGGTAATATCAGACCCCCTAAGCAAACCCCAGTATTTCATGGTTCAGCTGCTCCCATCAGAGGCTTAAAAACATATGCGTGTAcaaatccaaagaaaaatgGCAATGTCAACAGTTACGTTCCTTCAAAAAAACCAGTAggggacaggaaaataaatggcaCAAAGCAAACATCATGcaaatttaaatga
- the FAM217B gene encoding protein FAM217B isoform X3, with protein MKPSPGKLDKNVSSAIEKIPHDTQDGNQSTILKKGRNILDDSTQPKRTTGVCTSLHRVQGPKRSLPERSQNEPFLHRISLSTKDSTQGSFCRVKDFPVQHFYCSKKEQLEMNHKEHVAIAGPCSSKWQEASVHEMFLDFESVQIIKEDAEDDSASDLSDSERIPIPPSPCTPPELILRAEEIDPVCLEHVPDTGFKESEYYYPDFLPPPFNSWDLKQLAIFVNVEGKTEFRPKPTGFLQKYIDRLLQLEWLQMQTVQNEKGKAAKARPQTAPGSVRTLKSPGKGKALLSPLPNKQLVPQESVTKLPRSYLGHRGDSYCEKSRQLYSHAGHLKLSERTGCAMSSQRQSGEVRSELKKKPTAKQQLLNVEPSENGSKIQSVGNIRPPKQTPVFHGSAAPIRGLKTYACTNPKKNGNVNSYVPSKKPVGDRKINGTKQTSCKFK; from the exons attCCACATGACACTCAAGATGGTAACCAATCAACTATTCTCAAGAAGGGAAGAAACATTCTGGATGACAGTACTCAGCCAAAGAG GACCACAGGTGTTTGCACGTCACTGCACAGAGTACAAGGACCAAAGAGAAGTCTCCCAGAAAGAAGTCAGAATGAACCTTTTCTGCACAGGATCTCTCTTAGCACAAAGGACAGCACACAAGGTAGCTTCTGCAGGGTTAAAGACTTCCCAGTGCAACATTTTTACTGCAGTAAAAAAGAACAGTTGGAAATGAATCACAAAGAACATGTTGCTATAGCTGGTCCATGCTCTTCTAAATGGCAAGAAGCATCTGTACATGAAATGTTTCTTGATTTTGAATCAGTACAAATTATTAAAGAAGATGCTGAAGATGATAGTGCTAGTGATCTGTCTGATTCAGAAAGGATTCCCATTCCCCCATCTCCCTGCACACCACCAGAACTCATTCTCAGAGCTGAAGAAATTGATCCAGTTTGTTTGGAACACGTCCCTGATACAGGTTTTAAAGAATCAGAATATTACTACCCAGACTTCCTCCCACCCCCTTTCAACTCATGGGACTTAAAGCAACTGGCCATCTTTGTTAACGTAGAGGGTAAAACTGAGTTTCGACCAAAGCCAACAggatttcttcagaaatacattGATCGCCTTTTGCAGCTGGAATGGCTGCAGATGCAGACTGTACAGAACGAGAAAGGAAAGGCAGCCAAAGCCAGGCCACAGActgctcctggctctgtccGTACCCTAAAAAGCCCTGGCAAAGGCAAAGCATTGCTCAGCCCTTTGCCTAACAAGCAGCTGGTTCCCCAAGAAAGTGTTACGAAGCTTCCCAGAAGCTATTTGGGTCACAGGGGAGATTCATACTGTGAAAAAAGTCGCCAGTTATATTCTCATGCAGGTCACTTGAAGCTTTCAGAGAGAACGGGATGTGCAATGTCTTCTCAGAGACAATCTGGAGAAGTAAGGAgtgaactgaagaaaaaaccAACTGCAAAGCAACAGCTTCTCAATGTGGAGCCCTCCGAGAATGGTTCTAAAATTCAAAGTGTTGGTAATATCAGACCCCCTAAGCAAACCCCAGTATTTCATGGTTCAGCTGCTCCCATCAGAGGCTTAAAAACATATGCGTGTAcaaatccaaagaaaaatgGCAATGTCAACAGTTACGTTCCTTCAAAAAAACCAGTAggggacaggaaaataaatggcaCAAAGCAAACATCATGcaaatttaaatga